The following proteins come from a genomic window of Gallus gallus isolate bGalGal1 chromosome 22, bGalGal1.mat.broiler.GRCg7b, whole genome shotgun sequence:
- the CKAP2L gene encoding cytoskeleton-associated protein 2-like isoform X2: MPQYQLDRNKKGAVQNVAKGTWKDGKLAAKPAQPAGCAALQQSSRASQRVAVVQPRQLGKDTKLPAGLVPSTNPSAQRRGRLPTSASRLLNPGGLEETGSGQPAAGAPCLLNKGLQDRLGCGKENLPARAATNPVPSNTFQSNGNNLGKKRALAHGQGSGAVSRTVRDPKDRINSCQAKEVLIQEKFRKPLPGSKSASQKPSGTTRPLQSPQLLANSTHLLHKKPVVKQEKSNAARGPVGKLGTSLMGTLKHSNRAPAKPPASSRPLGTASGPTRTPSLKLCTAVQWQRPTVREGADRKDVKTAPSRHTATSRAAVPKKQSLPSTYSSRTQGNRGEFGSRREMHKPELPQTHGVRAGRVPKSPTPEDRRRQLEQWLASKGKCYKRPPMTLPPKKPMKQKEKPPLRSAVQEEEKPEKPEQLYQARINALLSECLKLIEEGVPSEELSAILCHEPSVEKCAKFWICKAKLLARSGPFDATGLYEAAVCAGAEPLQELREVVLDILKTAEQPAEGEKPEQPVLWEPTTPCPGERQHTAVTPCRTESALSSLPVSSIKLQVTSVPRTREMPEGQELKFLTPVRRSLRIERVGSRYPEMLRDHDPVVSSLSEILDDDEETQFFFRMNKALPEVAEMEVLRL; the protein is encoded by the exons ATGCCCCAGTACCAA CTTGACAGGAACAAGAAGGGTGCTGTCCAAAACGTAGCAAAAGGCACCTGGAAGGATGGCAAGCTTGCTGCCAAACCTGCACAGCCAGCTGGGTGTGCTGCGCTGCAGCAGTCTTCACGTGCATCGCAGAGAGTGGCAGTGGTACAGCCAcggcagctggggaaggacacaaagctgcctgcagggctcgTTCCAAGCACAAACCCCTCTGCACAGCGCAGAGGGAGGCTCCCAACTTCTGCCTCTCGTCTCCTAAACCCTGGAGGGCTGGAGGAGACTGGAAGTGGCCAGCCTGCGGCCGGGGCACCTTGCTTACTGAATAAGGGCCTGCAGGATCGGCTTGGCTGTGGCAAAGAGAACTTGCCAGCACGAGCAGCTACAAACCCTGTGCCCAGCAACACTTTTCAGTCTAATGGGAACAATCTGGGGAAAAAGAGAGCCTTGGCTCATGGGCAGGGCTCAGGCGCCGTGTCAAGGACTGTCAGGGACCCAAAGGACAGAATTAATAGCTGCCAGGCTAAGGAAGTGCTGATTCAGGAGAAATTCAGGAAACCCCTGCCAGGCTCAAAGAGTGCATCCCAAAAACCAAGCGGCACGACTCGGCCATTGCAATCCCCTCAGTTACTTGCTAATTCTACGCATTTGCTACATAAAAAGCCAGttgtaaaacaggaaaaaagcaatGCAGCAAGGGGACCCGTGGGAAAGCTTGGCACGTCTCTGATGGGAACTCTTAAGCACTCCAATAGAGCTCCTGCAAAGCCCCCGGCCTCCAGCCGGCCCCTGGGCACCGCAAGTGGGCCCACGAGGACACCCAGCCTGAAGCTGTGCACCGCAGTGCAGTGGCAGAGACCCACGGTCAGAGAGGGAGCAGACAGGAAGGATGTAAAGACAGCACCTTCCAGACACACAGCAACATCCCGAGCGGCAGTCCCCAAAAAGCAGTCTCTTCCCAGCACCTACAGCTCCAGAACTCAAGGAAACCGGGGTGAATTtggaagcaggagggagatgcATAAACCCGAGCTGCCACAGACGCATGGAGTGCGTGCTGGGCGTGTTCCCAAGAGCCCAACTCCAGAGGATCGTAG GAGACAGCTGGAGCAGTGGCTGGCTTCCAAAGGCAAGTGCTACAAACGGCCGCCTATGACGCTGCCTCCAAAAAAGCCAATGAAACAGAAGGAGAAGCCGCCCCTCAGGAGCGCcgtgcaggaggaagaaaagccaGAGAAGCCGGAGCAGCTCTACCAGGCCAGGATCAATGCCCTGCTGAGCGAGTGCCTGAAGCTCATCGAGGAG GGAGTCCCATCAGAGGAGCTCTCAGCAATACTGTGCCACGAGCCCAGTGTAGAGAAGTGTGCCAAGTTCTGGATCTGCAAAGCCAAGCTGCTCGCCCGCAGCGGCCCTTTCGATGCGACGGGGCTGTACGAAGCAGCGGtctgtgctggtgctgag ccaCTCCAGGAGCTCAGAGAAGTTGTCCTTGATATTTTGAAGACTGCAGAACAGCCAGCAGAAG GGGAGAAGCCCGAGCAGCCCGTTCTGTGGGAGCCCACAACACCTTGCCCAGGTGAGAGGCAGCACACGGCTGTGACTCCATGCCGAACAGAGAGCgccctgagcagcctgcctGTCTCCTCCATCAAGCTCCAAGTGACATCTGTGCCCAG AACGAGGGAGATGCCAGAAGGCCAAGAGCTGAAATTCCTGACGCCAGTGCGGCGCTCACTGCGCATAGAGAGGGTTGGGAGCCGCTACCCGGAGATGCTGAGGGACCACGACCCCGTGGTGTCATCCCTCAGTGAAATCCTGGATGATGATGAGGAGACTCAGTTCTTTTTCCGGATGAACAAAGCTTTGCCAGAGGTGGCAGAGATGGAGGTTTTGAGGCTGTAG
- the CKAP2L gene encoding cytoskeleton-associated protein 2-like isoform X1, whose translation MAAAQEERRRQLQEYLEAKGKLKCPSTKAYLKDRTNHLDPLLKPVSKPERLDRNKKGAVQNVAKGTWKDGKLAAKPAQPAGCAALQQSSRASQRVAVVQPRQLGKDTKLPAGLVPSTNPSAQRRGRLPTSASRLLNPGGLEETGSGQPAAGAPCLLNKGLQDRLGCGKENLPARAATNPVPSNTFQSNGNNLGKKRALAHGQGSGAVSRTVRDPKDRINSCQAKEVLIQEKFRKPLPGSKSASQKPSGTTRPLQSPQLLANSTHLLHKKPVVKQEKSNAARGPVGKLGTSLMGTLKHSNRAPAKPPASSRPLGTASGPTRTPSLKLCTAVQWQRPTVREGADRKDVKTAPSRHTATSRAAVPKKQSLPSTYSSRTQGNRGEFGSRREMHKPELPQTHGVRAGRVPKSPTPEDRRRQLEQWLASKGKCYKRPPMTLPPKKPMKQKEKPPLRSAVQEEEKPEKPEQLYQARINALLSECLKLIEEGVPSEELSAILCHEPSVEKCAKFWICKAKLLARSGPFDATGLYEAAVCAGAEPLQELREVVLDILKTAEQPAEGEKPEQPVLWEPTTPCPGERQHTAVTPCRTESALSSLPVSSIKLQVTSVPRTREMPEGQELKFLTPVRRSLRIERVGSRYPEMLRDHDPVVSSLSEILDDDEETQFFFRMNKALPEVAEMEVLRL comes from the exons ATGGCGGCTGCGCAAG AAGAGCGGAGAAGGCAGCTCCAGGAGTACCTGGAGGCCAAAGGGAAGCTGAAATGCCCCAGTACCAA GGCCTATTTAAAGGACCGGACTAATCACCTGGATCCACTCTTAAAACCAGTTTCTAAACCAGAACGT CTTGACAGGAACAAGAAGGGTGCTGTCCAAAACGTAGCAAAAGGCACCTGGAAGGATGGCAAGCTTGCTGCCAAACCTGCACAGCCAGCTGGGTGTGCTGCGCTGCAGCAGTCTTCACGTGCATCGCAGAGAGTGGCAGTGGTACAGCCAcggcagctggggaaggacacaaagctgcctgcagggctcgTTCCAAGCACAAACCCCTCTGCACAGCGCAGAGGGAGGCTCCCAACTTCTGCCTCTCGTCTCCTAAACCCTGGAGGGCTGGAGGAGACTGGAAGTGGCCAGCCTGCGGCCGGGGCACCTTGCTTACTGAATAAGGGCCTGCAGGATCGGCTTGGCTGTGGCAAAGAGAACTTGCCAGCACGAGCAGCTACAAACCCTGTGCCCAGCAACACTTTTCAGTCTAATGGGAACAATCTGGGGAAAAAGAGAGCCTTGGCTCATGGGCAGGGCTCAGGCGCCGTGTCAAGGACTGTCAGGGACCCAAAGGACAGAATTAATAGCTGCCAGGCTAAGGAAGTGCTGATTCAGGAGAAATTCAGGAAACCCCTGCCAGGCTCAAAGAGTGCATCCCAAAAACCAAGCGGCACGACTCGGCCATTGCAATCCCCTCAGTTACTTGCTAATTCTACGCATTTGCTACATAAAAAGCCAGttgtaaaacaggaaaaaagcaatGCAGCAAGGGGACCCGTGGGAAAGCTTGGCACGTCTCTGATGGGAACTCTTAAGCACTCCAATAGAGCTCCTGCAAAGCCCCCGGCCTCCAGCCGGCCCCTGGGCACCGCAAGTGGGCCCACGAGGACACCCAGCCTGAAGCTGTGCACCGCAGTGCAGTGGCAGAGACCCACGGTCAGAGAGGGAGCAGACAGGAAGGATGTAAAGACAGCACCTTCCAGACACACAGCAACATCCCGAGCGGCAGTCCCCAAAAAGCAGTCTCTTCCCAGCACCTACAGCTCCAGAACTCAAGGAAACCGGGGTGAATTtggaagcaggagggagatgcATAAACCCGAGCTGCCACAGACGCATGGAGTGCGTGCTGGGCGTGTTCCCAAGAGCCCAACTCCAGAGGATCGTAG GAGACAGCTGGAGCAGTGGCTGGCTTCCAAAGGCAAGTGCTACAAACGGCCGCCTATGACGCTGCCTCCAAAAAAGCCAATGAAACAGAAGGAGAAGCCGCCCCTCAGGAGCGCcgtgcaggaggaagaaaagccaGAGAAGCCGGAGCAGCTCTACCAGGCCAGGATCAATGCCCTGCTGAGCGAGTGCCTGAAGCTCATCGAGGAG GGAGTCCCATCAGAGGAGCTCTCAGCAATACTGTGCCACGAGCCCAGTGTAGAGAAGTGTGCCAAGTTCTGGATCTGCAAAGCCAAGCTGCTCGCCCGCAGCGGCCCTTTCGATGCGACGGGGCTGTACGAAGCAGCGGtctgtgctggtgctgag ccaCTCCAGGAGCTCAGAGAAGTTGTCCTTGATATTTTGAAGACTGCAGAACAGCCAGCAGAAG GGGAGAAGCCCGAGCAGCCCGTTCTGTGGGAGCCCACAACACCTTGCCCAGGTGAGAGGCAGCACACGGCTGTGACTCCATGCCGAACAGAGAGCgccctgagcagcctgcctGTCTCCTCCATCAAGCTCCAAGTGACATCTGTGCCCAG AACGAGGGAGATGCCAGAAGGCCAAGAGCTGAAATTCCTGACGCCAGTGCGGCGCTCACTGCGCATAGAGAGGGTTGGGAGCCGCTACCCGGAGATGCTGAGGGACCACGACCCCGTGGTGTCATCCCTCAGTGAAATCCTGGATGATGATGAGGAGACTCAGTTCTTTTTCCGGATGAACAAAGCTTTGCCAGAGGTGGCAGAGATGGAGGTTTTGAGGCTGTAG
- the CKAP2L gene encoding cytoskeleton-associated protein 2-like isoform X3, whose translation MAAAQGEGGERSPGPGSGPELGSGLRHGGCREPGPTADSGPCGEESPCRPQGPVGPRGGHEVRAEKAAPGVPGGQREAEMPQYQLDRNKKGAVQNVAKGTWKDGKLAAKPAQPAGCAALQQSSRASQRVAVVQPRQLGKDTKLPAGLVPSTNPSAQRRGRLPTSASRLLNPGGLEETGSGQPAAGAPCLLNKGLQDRLGCGKENLPARAATNPVPSNTFQSNGNNLGKKRALAHGQGSGAVSRTVRDPKDRINSCQAKEVLIQEKFRKPLPGSKSASQKPSGTTRPLQSPQLLANSTHLLHKKPVVKQEKSNAARGPVGKLGTSLMGTLKHSNRAPAKPPASSRPLGTASGPTRTPSLKLCTAVQWQRPTVREGADRKDVKTAPSRHTATSRAAVPKKQSLPSTYSSRTQGNRGEFGSRREMHKPELPQTHGVRAGRVPKSPTPEDRRRQLEQWLASKGKCYKRPPMTLPPKKPMKQKEKPPLRSAVQEEEKPEKPEQLYQARINALLSECLKLIEEGVPSEELSAILCHEPSVEKCAKFWICKAKLLARSGPFDATGLYEAAVCAGAEPLQELREVVLDILKTAEQPAEGEKPEQPVLWEPTTPCPGERQHTAVTPCRTESALSSLPVSSIKLQVTSVPRTREMPEGQELKFLTPVRRSLRIERVGSRYPEMLRDHDPVVSSLSEILDDDEETQFFFRMNKALPEVAEMEVLRL comes from the exons ATGGCGGCTGCGCAAGGTGAGGGAGGGGAGCGGAGCCCCGGACCGGGATCCGGGCCCGAACTTGGGTCCGGGCTCAGGCACGGGGGGTGCCGGGAGCCTGGGCCGACTGCGGATTCGGGTCCTTGTGGAGAGGAATCCCCCTGCAGGCCTCAGGGCCCTGTGGGGCCGAGGGGTGGCCACGAAGT AAGAGCGGAGAAGGCAGCTCCAGGAGTACCTGGAGGCCAAAGGGAAGCTGAAATGCCCCAGTACCAA CTTGACAGGAACAAGAAGGGTGCTGTCCAAAACGTAGCAAAAGGCACCTGGAAGGATGGCAAGCTTGCTGCCAAACCTGCACAGCCAGCTGGGTGTGCTGCGCTGCAGCAGTCTTCACGTGCATCGCAGAGAGTGGCAGTGGTACAGCCAcggcagctggggaaggacacaaagctgcctgcagggctcgTTCCAAGCACAAACCCCTCTGCACAGCGCAGAGGGAGGCTCCCAACTTCTGCCTCTCGTCTCCTAAACCCTGGAGGGCTGGAGGAGACTGGAAGTGGCCAGCCTGCGGCCGGGGCACCTTGCTTACTGAATAAGGGCCTGCAGGATCGGCTTGGCTGTGGCAAAGAGAACTTGCCAGCACGAGCAGCTACAAACCCTGTGCCCAGCAACACTTTTCAGTCTAATGGGAACAATCTGGGGAAAAAGAGAGCCTTGGCTCATGGGCAGGGCTCAGGCGCCGTGTCAAGGACTGTCAGGGACCCAAAGGACAGAATTAATAGCTGCCAGGCTAAGGAAGTGCTGATTCAGGAGAAATTCAGGAAACCCCTGCCAGGCTCAAAGAGTGCATCCCAAAAACCAAGCGGCACGACTCGGCCATTGCAATCCCCTCAGTTACTTGCTAATTCTACGCATTTGCTACATAAAAAGCCAGttgtaaaacaggaaaaaagcaatGCAGCAAGGGGACCCGTGGGAAAGCTTGGCACGTCTCTGATGGGAACTCTTAAGCACTCCAATAGAGCTCCTGCAAAGCCCCCGGCCTCCAGCCGGCCCCTGGGCACCGCAAGTGGGCCCACGAGGACACCCAGCCTGAAGCTGTGCACCGCAGTGCAGTGGCAGAGACCCACGGTCAGAGAGGGAGCAGACAGGAAGGATGTAAAGACAGCACCTTCCAGACACACAGCAACATCCCGAGCGGCAGTCCCCAAAAAGCAGTCTCTTCCCAGCACCTACAGCTCCAGAACTCAAGGAAACCGGGGTGAATTtggaagcaggagggagatgcATAAACCCGAGCTGCCACAGACGCATGGAGTGCGTGCTGGGCGTGTTCCCAAGAGCCCAACTCCAGAGGATCGTAG GAGACAGCTGGAGCAGTGGCTGGCTTCCAAAGGCAAGTGCTACAAACGGCCGCCTATGACGCTGCCTCCAAAAAAGCCAATGAAACAGAAGGAGAAGCCGCCCCTCAGGAGCGCcgtgcaggaggaagaaaagccaGAGAAGCCGGAGCAGCTCTACCAGGCCAGGATCAATGCCCTGCTGAGCGAGTGCCTGAAGCTCATCGAGGAG GGAGTCCCATCAGAGGAGCTCTCAGCAATACTGTGCCACGAGCCCAGTGTAGAGAAGTGTGCCAAGTTCTGGATCTGCAAAGCCAAGCTGCTCGCCCGCAGCGGCCCTTTCGATGCGACGGGGCTGTACGAAGCAGCGGtctgtgctggtgctgag ccaCTCCAGGAGCTCAGAGAAGTTGTCCTTGATATTTTGAAGACTGCAGAACAGCCAGCAGAAG GGGAGAAGCCCGAGCAGCCCGTTCTGTGGGAGCCCACAACACCTTGCCCAGGTGAGAGGCAGCACACGGCTGTGACTCCATGCCGAACAGAGAGCgccctgagcagcctgcctGTCTCCTCCATCAAGCTCCAAGTGACATCTGTGCCCAG AACGAGGGAGATGCCAGAAGGCCAAGAGCTGAAATTCCTGACGCCAGTGCGGCGCTCACTGCGCATAGAGAGGGTTGGGAGCCGCTACCCGGAGATGCTGAGGGACCACGACCCCGTGGTGTCATCCCTCAGTGAAATCCTGGATGATGATGAGGAGACTCAGTTCTTTTTCCGGATGAACAAAGCTTTGCCAGAGGTGGCAGAGATGGAGGTTTTGAGGCTGTAG
- the IL1B gene encoding interleukin-1 beta has product MAFVPDLDVLESSSLSEETFYGPSCLCLQKKPRLDSEHTTVDVQVTVRKGRGARSFRRAAVLVVAMTKLLRRPRSRDFADSDLSALLEEVFEPVTFQRLESSYAGAPAFRYTRSQSFDIFDINQKCFVLESPTQLVALHLQGPSSSQKVRLNIALYRPRGPRGSAGTGQMPVALGIKGYKLYMSCVMSGTEPTLQLEEADVMRDIDSVELTRFIFYRLDSPTEGTTRFESAAFPGWFICTSLQPRQPVGITNQPDQVNIATYKLSGR; this is encoded by the exons ATGGCGTTCGTTCCCGACCTGGAcgtgctggagagcagcag CCTCAGCGAAGAGACCTTCTACGGCccctcctgcctctgcctgcagAAG AAGCCTCGCCTGGATTCTGAGCACACCACAGTGGACGTGCAGGTGACGGTGCGGAAGGGACGTGGTGCCCGGAGCTTTCGGCGGGCCGCCGTGCTGGTGGTGGCCATGACCAAACTGCTGCGGAGGCCGAGGAGCAGGGACTTTGCTGACAGCGACCTGAGCGCGCTCCTGGAGGAGGTTTTTG AGCCCGTCACCTTCCAGCGGCTGGAGAGCAGCTACGCCGGGGCGCCCGCCTTCCGCTACACCCGCTCACAGTCCTTCGACATCTTCGACATCAACCAGAAGTGCTTCGTGCTGGAGTCACCCACCCAGCTGGTGGCCCTGCACCTCCAGGGGCCCTCCTCCAGCCAGAAAG TGAGGCTCAACATTGCGCTGTACCGGCCCCGAGGACCACGGGGCAGCGCTGGAACTGGGCAGATGCCAGTGGCACTGGGCATCAAGGGCTACAAGCTCTACATGTCGTGTGTGATGAGCGGCACCGAGCCCACACTGCAGCTGGAG GAAGCCGACGTCATGCGGGACATCGACAGCGTCGAGCTGACCCGCTTCATCTTCTACCGCCTGGACAGCCCGACTGAGGGCACCACGCGCTTCGAGTCGGCCGCCTTCCCCGGGTGGTTCAtctgcacctccctgcagccccggCAGCCCGTGGGCATCACCAACCAACCCGACCAGGTCAACATCGCCACCTACAAGCTAAGTGGGCGCTGA
- the IL1B gene encoding interleukin-1 beta isoform X1, whose product MAFVPDLDVLESSSLSEETFYGPSCLCLQKVRMGGLGGTVARGRGSVGHSAAALSPQKPRLDSEHTTVDVQVTVRKGRGARSFRRAAVLVVAMTKLLRRPRSRDFADSDLSALLEEVFEPVTFQRLESSYAGAPAFRYTRSQSFDIFDINQKCFVLESPTQLVALHLQGPSSSQKVRLNIALYRPRGPRGSAGTGQMPVALGIKGYKLYMSCVMSGTEPTLQLEEADVMRDIDSVELTRFIFYRLDSPTEGTTRFESAAFPGWFICTSLQPRQPVGITNQPDQVNIATYKLSGR is encoded by the exons ATGGCGTTCGTTCCCGACCTGGAcgtgctggagagcagcag CCTCAGCGAAGAGACCTTCTACGGCccctcctgcctctgcctgcagAAGGTAAGGATGGGAGGGCTGGGCGGCACGGTGGCGCGGGGCCGTGGCAGCGTGGGGCACTCAGCCGCAGCCCTCTCCCCGCAGAAGCCTCGCCTGGATTCTGAGCACACCACAGTGGACGTGCAGGTGACGGTGCGGAAGGGACGTGGTGCCCGGAGCTTTCGGCGGGCCGCCGTGCTGGTGGTGGCCATGACCAAACTGCTGCGGAGGCCGAGGAGCAGGGACTTTGCTGACAGCGACCTGAGCGCGCTCCTGGAGGAGGTTTTTG AGCCCGTCACCTTCCAGCGGCTGGAGAGCAGCTACGCCGGGGCGCCCGCCTTCCGCTACACCCGCTCACAGTCCTTCGACATCTTCGACATCAACCAGAAGTGCTTCGTGCTGGAGTCACCCACCCAGCTGGTGGCCCTGCACCTCCAGGGGCCCTCCTCCAGCCAGAAAG TGAGGCTCAACATTGCGCTGTACCGGCCCCGAGGACCACGGGGCAGCGCTGGAACTGGGCAGATGCCAGTGGCACTGGGCATCAAGGGCTACAAGCTCTACATGTCGTGTGTGATGAGCGGCACCGAGCCCACACTGCAGCTGGAG GAAGCCGACGTCATGCGGGACATCGACAGCGTCGAGCTGACCCGCTTCATCTTCTACCGCCTGGACAGCCCGACTGAGGGCACCACGCGCTTCGAGTCGGCCGCCTTCCCCGGGTGGTTCAtctgcacctccctgcagccccggCAGCCCGTGGGCATCACCAACCAACCCGACCAGGTCAACATCGCCACCTACAAGCTAAGTGGGCGCTGA